A DNA window from Actinokineospora baliensis contains the following coding sequences:
- a CDS encoding cyclase — MKRALSIVALVALPLVALAPPAAAVPVTVNYACQATALGSTYPATLTQPVDVSAPASVTSGGALSVVIDFQSASIPATVGSFTLVRVQNLTFKVPVPANSTYVSSSLSGGSGVGATNLTVSGGVATLTAAGPVPGGGTFELPTITLDLTAGAPGTIQTSLYGTSFADPGLTATGVVRVPLLGNVTVPASCYPSPNPALTTTTVV; from the coding sequence ATGAAGCGCGCCCTGTCCATCGTCGCCCTCGTCGCCCTCCCGCTGGTGGCACTGGCCCCACCCGCGGCAGCGGTCCCGGTGACGGTCAACTACGCCTGCCAGGCCACCGCACTCGGCTCCACCTACCCGGCCACCCTCACCCAACCAGTGGACGTGAGCGCGCCCGCGAGCGTCACCTCGGGTGGCGCGCTCAGCGTGGTGATCGACTTCCAGTCCGCGTCGATCCCGGCCACGGTGGGCTCGTTCACCCTGGTGCGGGTGCAGAACCTCACCTTCAAGGTGCCGGTCCCGGCCAACTCGACCTACGTGTCCAGTTCGCTGTCCGGCGGGTCCGGGGTCGGGGCGACCAACCTGACCGTCTCCGGCGGCGTCGCCACGCTCACCGCCGCGGGCCCGGTGCCCGGCGGCGGCACGTTCGAACTGCCGACGATCACGCTCGACCTGACCGCCGGTGCGCCGGGCACGATCCAGACCAGCCTGTACGGCACCAGCTTCGCCGACCCCGGGCTGACCGCCACCGGCGTGGTGCGAGTGCCGCTGCTGGGCAACGTGACCGTACCCGCGTCCTGCTACCCGAGCCCGAACCCGGCGCTCACGACGACCACCGTCGTCTAG
- a CDS encoding ABC transporter ATP-binding protein: MAIALEKKVETEVAVRLEDLHKVFGTGRQSVTALDGIDLAVRPGEFVCLVGASGCGKTTLLNLIAGLEQPTSGQITLTTSRPAVMFQEHALMPWLTVQRNIELPLRLAGVGRAERAAKVEELLSLVRLEGTGRKRPHELSGGMRQRVALARSLASAIQGSADGKHALMLMDEPFSALDAITRDLLQGELLRVWRATGTAVVFVTHDVREAVRLGQRVVLLSSRPGRVVDQWDVDGLSGSDELVAIDTIAAKLREVISSHAAA, translated from the coding sequence ATGGCGATCGCACTGGAGAAGAAGGTCGAGACCGAGGTGGCCGTCCGGTTGGAGGACCTGCACAAGGTCTTCGGCACCGGCCGCCAGTCGGTCACCGCACTGGACGGCATCGACCTGGCGGTCCGACCAGGGGAGTTCGTGTGCCTGGTCGGCGCGTCCGGGTGCGGCAAGACCACCCTGCTCAACCTGATCGCGGGACTGGAGCAACCGACCTCCGGCCAGATCACCCTCACCACCTCGCGCCCCGCGGTGATGTTCCAGGAGCACGCGCTGATGCCCTGGCTGACCGTGCAGCGCAACATCGAGCTGCCGCTGCGGCTGGCCGGGGTGGGGCGCGCCGAGCGCGCCGCCAAGGTCGAGGAGCTGCTGAGCCTGGTGCGGCTGGAGGGCACGGGCCGCAAGCGCCCGCACGAGCTCTCCGGCGGCATGCGCCAGCGGGTGGCGCTGGCCCGCTCGCTGGCCTCGGCGATCCAGGGATCGGCCGACGGCAAGCACGCGCTGATGCTGATGGACGAGCCGTTCTCCGCGCTCGACGCGATCACCAGGGACCTGCTGCAGGGCGAACTGCTGCGGGTGTGGCGGGCGACCGGCACCGCGGTCGTGTTCGTCACCCACGACGTGCGCGAGGCGGTCCGGCTCGGTCAGCGCGTGGTGCTGCTGTCGTCGAGGCCCGGCCGGGTCGTGGACCAGTGGGACGTCGACGGGCTCAGCGGGTCCGACGAACTGGTCGCGATCGACACCATCGCGGCCAAGCTGCGGGAGGTGATCAGCTCCCATGCCGCGGCTTGA
- a CDS encoding DNA alkylation repair protein gives MATVAEVLAELAALEDPKARAVNERHGDDHGVNLSALRAIAKRLKTQHDFAVELWATGDTAARLVAVLICRPKSFGRDELDGILREARTPKVHDWLVNYVVKKSAHVEVLRVAWLADEDPVVASAGWALTVDRVAKTPDGLDLDHLLDVIEAGMKDAPDRLQWAMNHCLAQVGIDHPEHRPRALGIGERLEVLKDYPTPPGCTSPYAPTWITEVVRRKAT, from the coding sequence GTGGCGACGGTGGCCGAGGTGCTGGCCGAGTTGGCGGCGCTCGAGGACCCGAAGGCCCGCGCGGTCAACGAGCGCCACGGCGACGACCACGGCGTGAACCTCAGCGCGCTGCGCGCCATCGCCAAGCGGCTCAAGACCCAGCACGACTTTGCCGTCGAGCTCTGGGCCACCGGCGACACCGCGGCGCGGTTGGTGGCGGTCCTGATCTGCCGCCCCAAGTCGTTCGGGCGCGATGAGCTGGACGGGATACTGCGCGAGGCCCGGACCCCCAAGGTCCACGACTGGCTCGTGAACTACGTGGTGAAGAAATCCGCGCACGTCGAGGTGCTCCGCGTGGCCTGGCTTGCCGACGAGGACCCCGTGGTCGCCAGCGCGGGCTGGGCCCTCACGGTCGACCGCGTCGCCAAGACGCCCGACGGTCTCGACCTCGACCACCTGCTCGACGTCATCGAGGCCGGGATGAAGGACGCCCCGGACCGCCTGCAGTGGGCGATGAACCACTGCCTGGCCCAGGTCGGTATCGACCACCCCGAACACCGCCCCCGTGCCCTGGGAATCGGTGAACGCCTTGAGGTTCTCAAGGACTACCCGACCCCGCCCGGCTGCACCTCGCCCTACGCCCCCACCTGGATCACCGAGGTGGTGCGCAGGAAGGCCACCTGA
- a CDS encoding sulfate adenylyltransferase subunit 1, with product MGTTTQDLLRLATAGSVDDGKSTLVGRLLYDTKSVLADTLDAVHRASVDKGLSTPDLSLLVDGLRSEREQGITIDVAYRYFATPKRSFVLADTPGHVQYTRNTVTGASTAQLAVLLVDARKGVLEQTRRHAAVLALLGVPRLVLAVNKIDLVDYDEAAFEVIAKEFTDHAGALGYPIGSVLSIPVSALVGDNVVDRSAHTPWYSGPTLLEHLEQVPVEPDPHDAPLRFPVQYVIRTNTAEHTDYRGYAGQVAAGTVRPGDEVVVLPSGLRTTVARVDTADGELAEAEAGRSVTLVLANDIDISRGDLIAAAGSAPVAVDEFEATLAWLSDKPLRAGARVLVKHGARTVQAIVGELNARFDEQKLTTVPDPDSLALNEIGRVLVRTAEPLPVDDYAVNRRTGAFLVIDAADGSTLAAGLVGAGLPALSGPDAPPSGDLVSPGP from the coding sequence ATGGGAACCACCACCCAAGACCTGCTCCGCCTGGCCACCGCGGGCAGCGTCGACGACGGCAAGTCCACCCTCGTCGGCAGGCTGCTCTACGACACCAAGTCGGTGCTTGCCGACACCCTCGACGCGGTGCACAGGGCCAGCGTGGACAAGGGACTGTCCACTCCGGACCTGTCGCTGCTGGTCGACGGGCTGCGCTCCGAGCGCGAGCAGGGCATCACCATCGACGTGGCCTACCGCTACTTCGCCACGCCCAAGCGCTCGTTCGTGCTCGCCGACACCCCCGGGCACGTGCAGTACACCCGCAACACCGTCACCGGGGCCTCCACCGCGCAGTTGGCGGTGCTGCTGGTCGACGCGCGCAAGGGCGTGCTGGAGCAGACCCGCCGCCACGCCGCGGTGCTGGCGCTGCTGGGCGTGCCCCGGCTTGTGCTCGCGGTCAACAAGATCGACCTGGTCGACTACGACGAGGCCGCCTTCGAGGTGATCGCCAAGGAGTTCACCGACCACGCCGGCGCGCTGGGCTACCCGATCGGCTCGGTGCTGTCCATCCCGGTGTCGGCGCTGGTCGGCGACAACGTGGTGGACCGCTCCGCGCACACCCCCTGGTACAGCGGCCCGACGCTGCTCGAGCACCTGGAGCAGGTGCCGGTCGAGCCGGACCCGCACGACGCGCCGCTGCGCTTCCCGGTGCAGTACGTCATCCGCACCAACACCGCCGAGCACACCGACTACCGCGGCTACGCGGGCCAGGTGGCCGCGGGCACGGTCCGCCCCGGTGACGAGGTGGTCGTGCTCCCGTCCGGGCTGCGCACCACGGTCGCCAGGGTCGACACCGCCGACGGCGAACTGGCCGAGGCGGAGGCGGGCCGGTCGGTGACGCTGGTGCTGGCCAACGACATCGACATCTCCCGCGGCGACCTGATCGCGGCCGCGGGCTCGGCACCGGTCGCGGTGGACGAGTTCGAGGCCACCCTGGCGTGGCTGTCGGACAAGCCGCTGCGGGCGGGCGCCCGGGTGCTGGTCAAGCACGGCGCCCGCACGGTGCAGGCGATCGTCGGCGAGCTCAACGCCCGCTTCGACGAGCAGAAGCTCACCACCGTGCCCGACCCGGACTCGTTGGCGCTCAACGAGATCGGTCGGGTGCTGGTGCGCACGGCCGAACCGCTGCCGGTGGACGACTACGCGGTCAACCGGCGCACCGGCGCTTTCCTCGTGATCGATGCCGCCGACGGATCCACGTTGGCGGCGGGATTGGTCGGTGCGGGTCTGCCCGCGCTGTCCGGCCCCGACGCCCCACCCTCGGGCGACCTCGTCTCCCCTGGCCCGTAA
- a CDS encoding DUF4396 domain-containing protein — protein sequence MEHATVSPWRQAISATLHCLTGCAIGEVLGMVIGTALGWSTLPTVLLAIALAFAFGYALTIGPVLRAGVPAGRAIRIALAADTVSITVMEVLDNGVMLVVPGAMDAGLDSALFWLALAFSLVVAFALTVPVNKWLIGRGKGHAVVHSYHHH from the coding sequence ATGGAACACGCAACGGTTTCCCCCTGGCGGCAGGCGATCAGCGCGACGCTGCACTGCTTGACCGGCTGCGCGATCGGCGAGGTGCTCGGCATGGTGATCGGCACCGCGCTGGGCTGGTCGACGCTGCCCACGGTCCTGCTGGCGATCGCGCTGGCCTTCGCCTTCGGCTACGCGCTGACCATCGGCCCGGTCCTGCGCGCGGGCGTCCCGGCGGGCCGGGCGATCCGGATCGCGCTGGCCGCCGACACCGTGTCGATCACGGTGATGGAGGTCCTGGACAACGGGGTGATGCTCGTCGTCCCCGGCGCGATGGACGCCGGGCTCGACAGCGCCCTGTTCTGGCTGGCGCTGGCGTTCTCGCTGGTCGTGGCGTTCGCACTGACCGTGCCGGTGAACAAGTGGCTCATCGGGAGGGGCAAGGGTCACGCCGTCGTGCACTCCTACCACCACCACTGA
- a CDS encoding enoyl-CoA hydratase family protein, whose amino-acid sequence MADELVHYAVEAGVATITLDSPGNRNALSAQLRRELRDHLETATGDDAVRVIVLDHTGPVFCAGMDLKEAGGAAAAAQGVQEFPAILRQIWDSPKPVVAKLAGPARAGGVGIVAAADIAVAADTATFALTEVRIGVVPAIISVTMLPRLLPRAAHELFLTGEQFDAARAVQIGLLNSAVPPADLDAEVTRYTTMLALGGPIALAATKAMLRRERPADMGADFADMLKLSAGFFASEEGQEGITAFAQKRKPRWVP is encoded by the coding sequence ATGGCTGACGAGCTGGTGCACTACGCGGTCGAGGCGGGCGTGGCGACGATCACGCTGGACTCCCCCGGCAACCGCAACGCGCTGTCCGCACAACTGCGGCGGGAACTGCGCGACCACCTGGAAACCGCGACCGGCGACGACGCCGTCCGGGTCATCGTGCTCGACCACACCGGACCGGTGTTCTGCGCGGGCATGGACCTCAAGGAGGCGGGCGGCGCGGCCGCGGCGGCGCAGGGGGTGCAGGAGTTCCCGGCGATCCTGCGCCAGATCTGGGACAGCCCCAAACCCGTTGTGGCCAAGCTGGCGGGCCCGGCCAGGGCGGGCGGCGTCGGCATCGTCGCCGCGGCCGACATCGCCGTCGCCGCCGACACGGCGACCTTCGCCCTGACCGAGGTCCGCATCGGCGTCGTCCCGGCGATCATCTCCGTGACCATGCTGCCCAGGCTGCTCCCCCGAGCAGCCCACGAGCTGTTCCTCACCGGCGAGCAGTTCGACGCCGCCCGAGCGGTGCAGATCGGCCTGCTCAACTCCGCTGTCCCCCCAGCCGACCTGGACGCCGAGGTCACCCGCTACACCACCATGCTCGCCCTCGGCGGCCCCATCGCCCTGGCCGCGACCAAAGCGATGCTGCGCCGCGAACGCCCCGCCGACATGGGAGCCGACTTCGCCGACATGCTGAAGCTGTCGGCGGGCTTCTTCGCCAGCGAGGAAGGCCAAGAAGGCATCACGGCGTTCGCCCAGAAGCGCAAACCCCGCTGGGTGCCCTGA
- a CDS encoding ABC transporter permease, with protein sequence MPRLDEQNSSTEAEDVDGAIGGLDALDTPTEQQRSRGRRIAAAILPPIGAAILAVLVWQAVWATAWLPEHQLPSPQTVANVFWGLVETGKVWEFLWTSVHRAVIGFIIALGIATPLGLLLARVKLVRAAIGPLVSGLQSLPSVAWVPAAVIWFGLTDTTIYMVVLLGAVPSIANGLVAGIDQIPPILPRVGKVMGAGTLANARHILLPAALPGYLAGMKQGWAFSWRSLMAAELIASSPELGDGLGQFLHNGMSLFDMPMVITGILLILIVGVGIELIVFAPLEKVTLNARGLRKS encoded by the coding sequence ATGCCGCGGCTTGACGAGCAGAACAGCTCCACCGAGGCCGAGGACGTCGACGGCGCCATAGGCGGTCTCGACGCGCTCGACACCCCTACCGAGCAGCAGCGGTCCAGGGGCAGGCGGATCGCCGCGGCCATCCTGCCGCCGATCGGTGCCGCCATCCTGGCGGTGCTGGTGTGGCAGGCGGTGTGGGCGACCGCGTGGCTGCCCGAGCACCAACTGCCCTCGCCGCAGACCGTCGCCAACGTGTTCTGGGGCCTGGTCGAGACCGGCAAGGTGTGGGAGTTCCTGTGGACCTCGGTGCACCGGGCGGTGATCGGGTTCATCATCGCGCTGGGCATCGCGACCCCGTTGGGGCTGCTGCTGGCCAGGGTCAAGCTGGTCCGCGCGGCGATCGGCCCGCTGGTGTCGGGCCTGCAGAGCCTGCCGTCGGTGGCCTGGGTGCCCGCCGCGGTGATCTGGTTCGGCCTCACCGACACCACGATCTACATGGTGGTGCTGCTGGGCGCAGTGCCCTCGATCGCCAACGGGCTGGTGGCGGGCATCGACCAGATCCCGCCGATCCTGCCCAGGGTGGGCAAGGTGATGGGCGCGGGCACGCTGGCCAACGCGCGGCACATCCTGCTGCCCGCCGCGCTGCCCGGCTACCTGGCGGGCATGAAGCAGGGCTGGGCGTTCTCGTGGCGGTCGCTGATGGCCGCCGAGCTGATCGCCTCGTCGCCCGAGCTCGGTGACGGCCTCGGCCAGTTCCTGCACAACGGGATGTCGCTGTTCGACATGCCGATGGTGATCACCGGCATCCTGCTGATCCTCATCGTCGGCGTGGGCATCGAGCTGATCGTGTTCGCCCCGCTGGAGAAGGTCACGCTCAACGCCCGCGGGCTCCGGAAGAGCTAG
- a CDS encoding sirohydrochlorin chelatase, with amino-acid sequence MQSIPLVGVAHGSRDPRSAVAVGELLDSVRALRPELDVRGAFLDLSTPPLFDVLSGLYAEGHRSVVVVPLLLGRAYHARVDLPGLLEEARGQMPHLSTTVSDVLGPDPRLETALLGRLAEVGALPGDPELGVVLAATGSSHAPANARVVEIAERWAHTQGWSGVRAAFASTATPDVAAAAAALRARGARRIAVASYFLAPGLLPDRVRAMAGDAVVAEPLGASVADVVLERYDEVTTSVQRTA; translated from the coding sequence GTGCAGTCGATCCCCCTCGTCGGCGTCGCCCACGGCAGCCGGGACCCCAGGTCCGCGGTTGCCGTGGGCGAGCTGCTCGACTCCGTTCGCGCCCTGCGTCCCGAACTGGACGTGCGCGGCGCGTTCCTCGACCTGTCGACACCGCCGCTGTTCGACGTGCTCTCCGGCCTCTATGCCGAAGGGCACCGTTCGGTTGTCGTCGTGCCGTTGCTGCTCGGGCGGGCCTATCACGCGCGAGTAGACCTGCCTGGCCTCCTTGAAGAGGCCCGTGGGCAGATGCCTCACCTGTCGACAACGGTGAGCGATGTGCTTGGTCCGGATCCACGGCTGGAAACGGCTTTGCTCGGTCGGTTGGCCGAGGTCGGGGCGCTGCCGGGGGATCCCGAGCTAGGGGTCGTCCTGGCCGCTACCGGGTCGTCGCACGCGCCCGCCAACGCGCGGGTCGTGGAGATCGCGGAGCGGTGGGCGCACACCCAGGGGTGGTCGGGCGTGCGGGCCGCGTTCGCTTCCACCGCCACGCCTGACGTCGCCGCCGCGGCGGCCGCGCTGCGGGCCAGGGGTGCCCGGCGGATCGCGGTCGCGTCGTACTTCCTGGCGCCGGGACTGCTGCCGGACCGGGTCCGCGCGATGGCCGGGGACGCCGTGGTGGCCGAACCGCTGGGGGCGTCGGTCGCCGATGTCGTGCTGGAGCGCTACGACGAGGTCACCACGTCGGTCCAGCGCACGGCGTAG
- a CDS encoding ABC transporter substrate-binding protein: protein MKRSRVLAAAAVALSLAGVLAGCSRAAESGDSGSAPSSGTQGAGKGPAAELRLGYFPNVTHAPALIGLEQGLFTKELGSTKLVPTKFNAGGEAVNALYGGSLDATFIGSGPSLNAYGKSDGKAVRLVAGTASRGAQLVVKPEINSEQDLVGKTVVTPQLGNTQDIALKKWLADKQLTDKVKVQNTENALALEEFKKGSVQAAWLPEPWSSRLVLEAGAKVLLDEKDLWPGGEFPTTVLIVSTTYLNDHPDTIKALLKGLVASVDVTKKDVAGAKTAVNSQLKALTGKELSGPTIDRAFTNLSFTLDPYAALLPQLSKDAVTAKVAQKETDVKGFLDLKLLNEVLAAAGQPAVDAANLDKK, encoded by the coding sequence GTGAAGCGATCCCGCGTCTTAGCCGCAGCCGCTGTAGCCCTGTCCCTCGCCGGTGTCCTGGCGGGCTGCTCACGAGCGGCCGAGTCGGGCGACTCCGGTTCCGCTCCCAGCAGCGGAACCCAGGGCGCGGGCAAGGGCCCCGCCGCCGAACTTCGGTTGGGGTACTTCCCCAACGTGACCCACGCACCCGCGCTGATCGGCCTCGAGCAGGGCCTGTTCACCAAGGAGCTGGGCAGCACCAAGCTGGTGCCGACCAAGTTCAACGCCGGTGGCGAGGCCGTCAACGCGCTCTACGGCGGTTCGCTCGACGCGACCTTCATCGGCTCGGGCCCCTCGCTCAACGCCTACGGCAAGTCCGACGGCAAGGCCGTGCGCCTGGTGGCCGGTACCGCATCGCGCGGCGCGCAGCTGGTGGTCAAGCCGGAGATCAACTCCGAGCAGGACCTGGTCGGCAAGACCGTGGTGACCCCGCAGCTGGGCAACACCCAGGACATCGCGCTGAAGAAGTGGCTCGCCGACAAGCAGCTGACCGACAAGGTCAAGGTGCAGAACACCGAGAACGCGCTGGCGCTTGAGGAGTTCAAGAAGGGCAGCGTGCAGGCGGCGTGGCTGCCCGAGCCGTGGTCGTCGCGGCTGGTGCTCGAGGCGGGCGCGAAGGTCCTGCTCGACGAGAAGGACCTGTGGCCCGGCGGCGAGTTCCCGACCACCGTGCTGATCGTGTCCACCACCTACCTCAACGACCACCCGGACACCATCAAGGCGCTGCTCAAGGGCCTGGTCGCCAGCGTCGACGTGACCAAGAAGGACGTGGCTGGCGCCAAGACCGCGGTCAACTCGCAGCTCAAGGCGCTGACCGGCAAGGAGCTCAGCGGGCCGACCATCGACCGCGCCTTCACCAACCTCAGCTTCACCCTCGACCCGTACGCCGCGCTGCTGCCGCAGCTGAGCAAGGACGCGGTCACCGCCAAGGTCGCCCAGAAGGAAACCGACGTGAAGGGCTTCCTCGACCTGAAGCTGCTCAACGAGGTGCTGGCCGCCGCCGGTCAGCCCGCCGTCGACGCGGCGAACCTGGACAAGAAGTAG
- a CDS encoding ribonuclease domain-containing protein, with the protein MGSRRRITVALVGLVLLVLAGWLIRDVGTAAPTPVPLSSLPPEAAATWRLIERGGPFPYPANDGTTFANRERRLPDRAPDHYREYTVPTPGSQDRGARRLITGAGSELFYTADHYATFVTVDPTR; encoded by the coding sequence GTGGGTTCGCGCAGACGTATCACGGTGGCGCTGGTCGGCTTGGTCCTGCTGGTACTGGCAGGCTGGCTGATCAGGGACGTCGGCACCGCCGCGCCTACCCCCGTCCCCCTGTCCAGCCTGCCGCCGGAAGCGGCCGCCACCTGGCGGCTGATCGAGCGCGGCGGCCCGTTCCCCTACCCGGCCAACGACGGCACGACCTTCGCCAACCGCGAGCGGCGCCTGCCCGACCGGGCCCCCGACCACTACCGGGAGTACACCGTGCCCACCCCAGGCAGCCAGGACCGCGGCGCGCGCCGCTTGATCACCGGAGCGGGCAGCGAGCTGTTCTACACCGCCGACCACTACGCCACCTTCGTGACCGTGGACCCCACCCGATGA
- the cysD gene encoding sulfate adenylyltransferase subunit CysD — protein MSTQQTPHAAAPRQPLDALARLESEAIHIFREVAGEFDRPVILFSGGKDSTVLLHLAVKAFWPAPVPFPLLHVDTGHNLDEVIEFRDRTVARYGLRLVVANVQDYIDDGRLQERPDGTRNPLQTVPLLDAITSGRFDAVFGGGRRDEERARAKERIFSLRNSFGQWEPRRQRPELWNLYNGRHRAGEHVRVFPLSNWTELDVWRYIKREAIELPSIYFAHTRAVFQRDGMWLTAGPWFGPRADEPVEELTVRYRTVGDGSCTGAVLSGATDLEQVIAEVSASRLTERGATRADDRLSEAAMEDRKREGYF, from the coding sequence ATGAGTACACAACAGACACCGCACGCCGCCGCACCGCGGCAACCGCTGGACGCCTTGGCGCGCCTGGAATCCGAAGCCATCCACATCTTCCGGGAGGTGGCGGGTGAGTTCGACCGACCGGTGATCCTGTTCTCCGGCGGCAAGGATTCCACAGTACTGCTTCACTTGGCGGTCAAGGCGTTTTGGCCCGCACCCGTCCCATTCCCGCTACTGCACGTGGACACCGGGCACAATCTGGACGAGGTCATCGAGTTTCGCGACCGGACGGTCGCCCGATACGGCTTACGCCTTGTGGTCGCCAACGTGCAGGACTACATCGACGACGGTCGACTCCAAGAGCGACCGGACGGAACGCGAAATCCTTTGCAGACGGTGCCCCTGCTCGACGCCATCACCAGCGGCCGGTTCGACGCCGTTTTCGGTGGTGGGCGCCGCGACGAGGAACGCGCCCGGGCGAAGGAAAGAATTTTCAGCCTACGCAATTCCTTCGGTCAGTGGGAGCCGCGACGCCAGCGTCCCGAACTGTGGAACCTGTATAACGGCAGGCACCGCGCCGGCGAACATGTTCGCGTGTTCCCGCTGTCCAACTGGACCGAACTCGACGTCTGGCGCTACATCAAGCGCGAGGCGATCGAGCTGCCGTCCATCTACTTCGCGCACACCCGAGCGGTGTTCCAGCGCGACGGGATGTGGCTGACGGCCGGTCCGTGGTTCGGCCCCCGTGCCGACGAACCCGTTGAGGAGTTGACCGTGCGCTACCGAACGGTCGGCGACGGGTCGTGCACCGGTGCCGTGCTGTCCGGGGCGACCGACCTGGAGCAGGTGATCGCCGAGGTGTCGGCGAGCAGGCTCACCGAGCGCGGGGCCACCCGCGCCGATGACCGGCTCTCCGAGGCCGCCATGGAGGACCGCAAGCGGGAGGGCTACTTCTGA
- a CDS encoding zinc-binding dehydrogenase — MFAVYASAPSPDDPLAALTVGQRPDPQVPAGFVAVTVRAASLNMHDLWTLRGVGIKAEQFPMVLGCDGAGVLADGSEVVLHSVIGDPTWSGDETLDPKRTLLTEKHQGTFADTVVVPARNVLPKPAGLSFSEAACMGTAWLTAYRMLFVKSELRPGQTMLVQGASGGVSTALIELGRAAGMRVWVTGRSEAKRALAAELGAHDTFESGARLPERVDAVFETVGKATWQHSMRALKPGGVIVVSGSTSGPDPSADLQRLFFLQLRVVGSTMGTREELADLLRFCDLTGIRPRIGTELPMERAREGFEQMLAGDTAGKIVFTR; from the coding sequence ATGTTCGCCGTCTACGCCAGCGCCCCGAGCCCGGACGACCCGCTAGCCGCGCTCACCGTCGGGCAGCGCCCGGATCCGCAGGTCCCGGCCGGGTTCGTCGCGGTGACGGTGCGGGCGGCGAGCCTGAACATGCACGACCTGTGGACGCTGCGCGGGGTCGGGATCAAGGCAGAGCAGTTCCCGATGGTCCTCGGCTGCGACGGCGCGGGCGTGCTGGCCGACGGGTCCGAGGTGGTGCTGCACTCGGTGATCGGCGACCCCACCTGGTCCGGTGACGAGACGCTGGACCCGAAGCGGACCCTGCTGACCGAGAAGCACCAGGGCACCTTCGCCGACACGGTCGTGGTGCCCGCGCGCAACGTGCTGCCCAAGCCCGCGGGCCTGTCGTTCAGCGAGGCCGCGTGCATGGGGACGGCGTGGCTGACGGCCTACCGGATGCTGTTCGTGAAGTCGGAGCTGCGGCCGGGCCAGACGATGCTGGTGCAGGGCGCCTCCGGCGGGGTGTCGACGGCGTTGATCGAACTGGGTCGGGCCGCGGGCATGCGGGTGTGGGTCACCGGCCGCTCCGAGGCCAAGCGGGCCCTGGCCGCCGAACTGGGCGCGCACGACACCTTCGAGTCCGGCGCCCGCCTACCCGAGCGGGTGGACGCCGTCTTCGAGACGGTGGGGAAGGCGACCTGGCAGCACTCGATGCGCGCCCTCAAGCCGGGCGGGGTGATCGTGGTGTCCGGGTCCACCAGCGGCCCCGACCCCAGCGCGGACCTCCAGCGCCTGTTCTTCCTGCAACTGCGGGTGGTCGGGTCGACGATGGGGACCCGGGAGGAACTGGCCGACCTGCTGCGCTTCTGCGACCTGACCGGGATCAGGCCCCGCATCGGCACCGAGCTGCCGATGGAGCGCGCCAGGGAGGGCTTCGAGCAGATGCTGGCAGGCGACACCGCCGGGAAGATCGTCTTCACCCGCTGA
- a CDS encoding barstar family protein — protein sequence MSAQSEYAIDGTAIRSKRAMFTTLAGALSFPDWFGHNLDALYDCLTDLSWLPEGDIKLVWTDSDVLAAADPTGYAGIREVLDDAVEGFATPGRTLTVEIS from the coding sequence ATGAGCGCGCAGAGCGAGTACGCCATCGACGGGACCGCGATCCGCAGCAAGCGCGCCATGTTCACCACCCTGGCGGGCGCACTGTCCTTCCCGGACTGGTTCGGCCACAACCTCGACGCGCTCTACGACTGCCTGACCGACCTGTCCTGGCTGCCCGAGGGCGACATCAAGCTGGTGTGGACCGACTCCGACGTCCTGGCCGCCGCCGACCCCACCGGCTACGCGGGCATCCGCGAGGTCCTCGACGACGCGGTGGAGGGCTTCGCCACCCCCGGCCGCACCCTCACCGTCGAGATCAGCTGA